A window of Lysobacter terrestris contains these coding sequences:
- a CDS encoding DUF3108 domain-containing protein codes for MMTMSKKAAPLKHLLAAALLAVAAVAQAGEVKPFTADYQANYMGIQGIGKMVLAQAGGNRWRYSLDIGGSMANLNQTTVFEDSNGAWRPISNSDSSELLIRRKQKKATYDWSRGEARWSGDVKPERAGPVKLQSGDLDAMLINLAIARDVAAGKPLRYRMVDDGRVKQLNYQVSGKETITVGGKPRQATKVIRVDGDKQEMLWVVDGVPVPARILRRKDGQDEMDLRLQTVH; via the coding sequence ATGATGACGATGTCGAAGAAGGCCGCACCCCTGAAGCACCTGCTGGCCGCCGCACTGCTTGCGGTGGCCGCGGTCGCGCAGGCCGGCGAAGTGAAGCCCTTCACCGCCGACTACCAGGCGAACTACATGGGCATCCAGGGCATCGGCAAGATGGTGCTGGCGCAGGCCGGCGGCAACCGCTGGCGCTACAGCCTGGACATCGGCGGCTCGATGGCCAACCTCAACCAGACCACCGTGTTCGAGGACAGCAACGGTGCGTGGCGCCCGATCTCCAACAGCGACAGCTCCGAACTGCTGATCAGGCGCAAGCAGAAGAAGGCGACCTACGACTGGTCGCGCGGCGAAGCGCGCTGGTCGGGCGACGTGAAGCCCGAGCGCGCCGGACCGGTGAAGCTGCAGAGCGGCGACCTCGACGCGATGCTGATCAACCTCGCCATCGCCCGCGACGTGGCCGCCGGCAAGCCGCTGCGCTACCGCATGGTCGACGACGGCCGCGTCAAGCAGCTGAACTACCAGGTCAGCGGCAAGGAGACGATCACCGTCGGCGGCAAGCCCCGGCAGGCGACCAAGGTGATCCGCGTCGACGGCGACAAGCAGGAAATGCTGTGGGTCGTCGACGGCGTGCCGGTGCCGGCGCGCATCCTGCGCCGCAAGGACGGCCAGGACGAGATGGACCTGCGGCTGCAGACCGTGCACTGA